A segment of the Labeo rohita strain BAU-BD-2019 unplaced genomic scaffold, IGBB_LRoh.1.0 scaffold_1546, whole genome shotgun sequence genome:
aaaaaaaaaataaaataaggttatttattttaaataattaatcatgATAAGATAATTCATTAGACCTATCTGTAATAAAACATGTGAAGCTGATATTTTACTCACCGAAGACAGTGAGAACAAAAGGAAACCTGCTTCAACCTTTGGTCTGTAGTTTATATACTACTCCATGTTCAGTTGtgaatctcccatcaagaacatcatcatATGCAGTGATGCTGTTGGCCTGTTTATTGATTTTAGCTATTAATGTGTCTTCATTTCCAGATATCCACTGAATCTCATTATCATCCGTTATTTCAATAAGACCAGAGTTTAGAGTAATTGAATTTCCAGTTGTTACTGACACGTACCACCAAACACACGTGCAGAATAAACACAAACAGGGTTTAACACAGCTTTAGACAGTCATTTACAAAAGTAAATAGGTTGAAATTTTATTAAGAaatgaatattattaaacaaCACAAGCAAAGTGGAGTTTAGACCAATACTTATTGGTGGTGATTACAAAACGAAACAAGTTAAACTGATATTTAACTCACCGTTGACAGTGAGACTGAAAGTCTTTTCCACACCGTTTATCTCTAGTTCATAATCTCCAGCATGTTCAGGTCTGGTGTTTGtcatggtcagagatccagtttgattgttcagcttcagtctgtctctaaaTCTCCCATTAGGACCATTATGTACAAGGAATCTGCTTTTCTGTTTACtaatttcagctattaaagTTTTTTGAATTCCAGATCTCTACTGAATCAAACCATCATCCTTCATTTTAGTAATACCGGTTTGTTTAGTAAGACcggtttgttttatttccatAAAACATActcacctcaaaaaaaaaaaaagagattcacaattatatataattaaacagAGTAAAGTTCACATGTATTCGGCGTGCTGTCCGACAGGAACTGTCAAGGAAAAGAGGAAAGTCTGCTGTGAATATATACCTCTTATCTTCTTAATTGTGTTGATTACTGAATGTGCTCCTCTTGTGTTAATTAGGTTAATTATCTGAACATGCTCCTGCTGaacttataaaacatttaaaatcactcTAATAACAGTGTTTAGACCTGCATTCAAACCTGATCTGATATTTATTTAGGAGAACAAGACAAAATGTTAATCCCCTCTTTAAGCAGTAATTTATTACATGTTACAGAAACAACTGAagtcataaaaacacatttcaaactTACCGATCAGACGGcagaaacacaaacagaacaaatctaatttgagaaacattttcttcatcGGTTCACTGAAAAGCCCACGATAGAATGTCTGAAAACTGAACTGTGATATTTATCTGTTGGATCTTCTCTCAATAGGACTCAAAACCTTTCTCAGTTTCCTGTACCAGAGGAAGTCATAAAAATCCTTTTGCTgatcttacatttaaaaaaaaaaaattctggccTTGCATGAGTGAAATGTTGGATTTCAGCAAAAGCTGTTTATCCACTGACAGATTAAACCAGACATTGATGTTTGTACAGATAAAACACAGGAGAAAAAACCTTGCAGGCTCCATTTTGACTCAAAACCCAGTAAATTAcacatacatgtaaatgtaattgttaattTAGCTTCTGAGATTTGGTCTTCGGAATATGTGCTGATAAATGATTGAGGTGATAATGTGATCTCTGGCTTTTGATTGCAGAATTTGGTATTTTGGCAAATCTGTACACAATAACTTGAAAGTTTGCCTTGGTCTTTTCTTCTGGAGAAACTGGAGATGTTTAGAGACCTGGATCAGTGATTTCTAAAATGATGATGATATGTGTCCCCCatccccagtggaaattacgcctctgattattattattattatgaataatgatgtaaatatttacaatagaTGTTTTAGTAATGCAAGTCTTTATATGTGGTGCACTGCTGAAactattactatatatatatatatatatatatatatatatatatatatatatatatatatatatatatatatatatatttttaggagGTGCTcgacatattaaatataataaaacatggaGAGACTCTTGAACCTCAGACTGAGAAAACTTTATTGATAAAGGCAAGCAAATACAGATGGCAAATGAACAGCGGTAATAGAGATCTGTTTGTCcctttatacatttattttatgtatctgaaagaaatataaacagtaaagcctttcaaattatatttttaaaaatctgacacTGGAAAAGAAAGCACAAGCTTAAATAATCATCAGTATTTATTATGACAAAAAcactagaagaaaaaaaaaacacacttgaaGAAACTCTAAAGTTCAGCGTTCTGCTTTAGATTTCAATACTTCCTGAAATAGATGAACATATAAAggcataaattaataaatctcacaaatatttacatatgcaaCAATAGTTTGTGAGAAATGGCATCATCAGTGAGGTACCTGATGTGTGAATATGTGCATGATCTTGTTCAGCTCTTCTGGATCTGATGTCATAAACCAGAAGAATGACAGTAGTCACGCCCACCAAAGCAGAGAGGACCAATCGAATCACAGCTTCAGTAGAACCACAACAGTGGACAGAgtctgagaaataaaaacatcaaactgaGATCAGCTCAGTCAATAAATTCTAATATCAGCGCCAACATCAACTAATATCAGTGCTGCCGTACCTGAACGTGTGTGACAGAGTTCAGTGTTGAGATGTGTAGTCCGGTTGGTGAATGAATAAGCCACAACACAGCTGTAGGAATCATCCACACGCTCAatctccagaggtagagagagactgatgctgagatcagacacactgatgctgaacaataaactgtttcctttgtaccaggagagagtcacatgactcacattcaccactgaacacaacaatgaacaatatgatgatgatgatgatgatgatgatgatgatgatgaacagTTTGAAGAGTTACTgctgatgacaggaacaggcagacGAGCTGAAAAcatgagagaaaaaagaaacatgagGATGAATGAAGATATTCAAGCAGACGAGGAAAAAACAATGAGAGGTACCAAAACTAATCAAAagtacaacatttaaaaacaatttattagaaaattaaatacaaacttgaaaaaaagctgttttgtaaTTCTAAGTAATTAGATACTTCTTTAGATTTACTTTAGtgctgcaataaataaatgaatccaATAATACACTCACCATAGACAGTGAGTCTGAAAATCTCAGTCAGTGTGTTAGTCTGCAGTTCATAATCTCCAGCATGttttattgtgatgtttgtgatggtcagagatccagtttgattgtccagcttcagtctgtctctgaatctcccatcaagaacatcatcacGTACACCAGCTTCGTTGGTCCGTTTAAGGATCAAAGCCATCACAGCGCTTTCTTTTTCAAACCTCCACGCAATTATATCGTCGCTCGGTGTTCCAATAAGATCATTgtttagagtgactgaatctccctccatcactgaaaTTTCATCTGGAtcaccaaaacacacacaaaacaaacggGGTTTGTCCCAAATTAATACTGTTAAATAACTTTATGAAGGTTTATGAAAGTAAAtggatatttaaatatgaaattaataatatCATGCAACAgaacatacataaaataagcaGCATGCTGTGTGAATTAATTATTGCatctttaaactaaaattaaaacggataaaaactgatatttaaCTCACTGTGGACACTGAGAGAGAACATAGTCCCAACAGTGTACTTGCTATGTAGCTGATAAACTCCAGCATCTGTGATTCTCAtatttgtgatggtcagagatccagtttgattgtccagcttcagtctgtctcttaCTGTCATGCTGTCGACCTGTCTATTGATTTCAGCTATTAAAGCGTTTTTCCTTACAAACCACCACTGAAGCACATCATCATCCATTATTTCAGTAAGACCAGAgtttagagtgactgaatctcccttCTTCACCGACACTGACTTCTGTCCTGTAACACCAAACCGAAAGAGAACATTTAGAAACAAGGTTCATTATGGATAAAAAAGGGTTATT
Coding sequences within it:
- the LOC127158526 gene encoding uncharacterized protein LOC127158526 isoform X1 is translated as MKKMFLKLVSFCLCLWHLVVMDDAVIHWSFGNENTLIAVINKRLKGMTVYDDVLDGRFRDRLKLDKQTGSLTITNTTTEHAGGYKLQTNSVKKRFEITVFGGQKSVSVKKGDSVTLNSGLTEIMDDDVLQWWFVRKNALIAEINRQVDSMTVRDRLKLDNQTGSLTITNMRITDAGVYQLHSKYTVGTMFSLSVHNEISVMEGDSVTLNNDLIGTPSDDIIAWRFEKESAVMALILKRTNEAGVRDDVLDGRFRDRLKLDNQTGSLTITNITIKHAGDYELQTNTLTEIFRLTVYARLPVPVISSNSSNCSSSSSSSSSSSSYCSLLCSVVNVSHVTLSWYKGNSLLFSISVSDLSISLSLPLEIERVDDSYSCVVAYSFTNRTTHLNTELCHTRSDSVHCCGSTEAVIRLVLSALVGVTTVILLVYDIRSRRAEQDHAHIHTSGSIEI
- the LOC127158526 gene encoding uncharacterized protein LOC127158526 isoform X2: MDDAVIHWSFGNENTLIAVINKRLKGMTVYDDVLDGRFRDRLKLDKQTGSLTITNTTTEHAGGYKLQTNSVKKRFEITVFGGQKSVSVKKGDSVTLNSGLTEIMDDDVLQWWFVRKNALIAEINRQVDSMTVRDRLKLDNQTGSLTITNMRITDAGVYQLHSKYTVGTMFSLSVHNEISVMEGDSVTLNNDLIGTPSDDIIAWRFEKESAVMALILKRTNEAGVRDDVLDGRFRDRLKLDNQTGSLTITNITIKHAGDYELQTNTLTEIFRLTVYARLPVPVISSNSSNCSSSSSSSSSSSSYCSLLCSVVNVSHVTLSWYKGNSLLFSISVSDLSISLSLPLEIERVDDSYSCVVAYSFTNRTTHLNTELCHTRSDSVHCCGSTEAVIRLVLSALVGVTTVILLVYDIRSRRAEQDHAHIHTSGSIEI